From Pseudoalteromonas rubra, one genomic window encodes:
- a CDS encoding family 20 glycosylhydrolase → MKIQKKLLTRAIAATLLVPMMAKAAWDSSQLQAFTDNTTFMFAVENNHHNGSSSFLASITLQNNSKIALPVGESDWQIYFHSIRKVATQQAAGLKFEHVNGDLHRLVPTKAFAGLKPGETLEIPYEAAAWIAAYTDFMPRAFMVSGDAKPAVFANTDSENMLDFVAPIERDNQLDRHAEPEDLSPRATASWRYEQNQQAGKLSREDALKRIIPKPMDVDFNRGYAELSDQWQIRYAGRLQSEVTVFQEDLAGYGLKLDAQPDHISAGKTKTIYLRVAELAELGSEGYQLEIDDDKIVITGHDNAGVFYGIQSLLALFPAEQQGQVSVPNVDIKDAPRFGWRGMHYDNGRNYHGKEALFKLVEQMGRYKLNKFHWHFSEDEGWRLEIPGLPELTDIGAYRCFDLNERKCLLTQLGTGPHKSGSGNGYLTRDEFVELLKFAKARHVQIIPEIEGPGHARASIKAMEARYHTLMEAGKPEQARAYLLSDPQDTSKYITVQNYTDNSMNVCQDSTYAFIEKVTYELQGMYREAGTRLTNLHFGGDEVGAGSWVDSPVCQAMFADPNNGVAGPADLKPYFTQRVATLLAKRGVAPGAWEDGLMYDRVNPFNRDAFPNEVFTANVWDNIWEWGVADRAHRLANDGYQVVLSHGTHLYFDHPYEPHPAERGYYWAARYTDSKKTFSYMPDDVYVNADFTRSGAPIENLEALVGRAMPALEKPENILGIQGQVWSETIRTEAQVQAMVFPRLLAMAERAWHKADWEGKRIDKKRFAQDWRGFSAALALKELTKLDKAGVNVNLPVPGAKVIDGQLHANSAFEYLTIEVSLDKGESWQTYTAPMSVSSADGVLLRTRLGDKKFSRTTQLD, encoded by the coding sequence TATTTCCACTCAATCAGAAAAGTTGCCACACAGCAGGCCGCAGGTCTGAAATTCGAACATGTGAATGGTGATTTACATCGCTTGGTACCGACCAAAGCATTTGCCGGGTTAAAGCCGGGTGAAACATTGGAAATCCCGTATGAAGCGGCTGCCTGGATAGCAGCGTATACCGACTTTATGCCCCGGGCATTTATGGTTAGCGGTGACGCAAAGCCGGCTGTATTCGCTAACACAGACAGTGAGAATATGCTGGATTTTGTTGCCCCAATTGAGCGTGATAACCAGTTGGATCGTCATGCCGAACCAGAGGATTTATCTCCGCGCGCAACCGCGTCATGGCGTTATGAGCAAAATCAACAGGCTGGTAAACTTTCACGCGAAGATGCCCTGAAACGCATTATTCCCAAACCCATGGATGTTGATTTTAACCGTGGTTATGCTGAGCTCAGCGATCAATGGCAGATCCGCTATGCGGGCAGATTACAGAGCGAAGTTACAGTATTCCAAGAAGATTTAGCCGGTTATGGGCTGAAGCTGGATGCTCAGCCAGATCACATCAGTGCTGGCAAGACCAAGACCATTTATTTGCGTGTAGCAGAGTTAGCCGAGCTAGGCAGTGAAGGCTATCAGCTGGAAATAGACGACGACAAAATCGTGATCACAGGCCATGACAATGCCGGTGTGTTTTATGGTATTCAGAGTTTACTTGCTTTATTCCCGGCTGAGCAACAAGGCCAGGTCAGCGTCCCTAACGTTGACATTAAGGACGCTCCGCGCTTTGGCTGGCGTGGCATGCACTATGATAACGGCCGTAACTACCATGGTAAGGAGGCGCTGTTCAAGCTGGTTGAACAAATGGGACGTTACAAACTGAACAAGTTCCACTGGCACTTTTCTGAAGATGAAGGGTGGCGGTTGGAGATCCCAGGTTTACCTGAGCTGACCGACATTGGCGCTTATCGCTGCTTTGACCTGAATGAACGCAAGTGTTTACTTACTCAGCTTGGGACAGGCCCTCACAAGTCAGGTTCGGGTAACGGGTATCTGACCCGAGACGAGTTTGTAGAATTACTTAAATTTGCCAAAGCGCGTCACGTACAGATCATCCCTGAGATTGAAGGCCCAGGCCATGCGAGAGCATCGATCAAGGCAATGGAAGCACGTTATCATACGCTCATGGAAGCAGGTAAACCTGAGCAGGCCCGTGCCTATTTACTGAGCGACCCTCAGGATACCTCAAAGTACATCACAGTACAGAATTATACTGATAACTCTATGAACGTGTGTCAGGACTCGACTTATGCGTTCATTGAAAAAGTCACCTATGAATTGCAAGGCATGTATCGTGAAGCTGGTACGCGTCTGACGAATCTGCATTTTGGCGGAGACGAAGTTGGGGCTGGCTCTTGGGTGGACTCTCCTGTCTGTCAGGCCATGTTTGCTGATCCTAATAATGGGGTTGCAGGCCCTGCCGATCTGAAACCTTATTTTACTCAGCGCGTTGCAACTTTGTTGGCAAAGCGCGGGGTTGCTCCGGGCGCATGGGAAGACGGTCTGATGTATGACAGGGTTAACCCATTTAACCGAGATGCATTTCCAAATGAAGTCTTCACTGCAAATGTTTGGGACAATATCTGGGAATGGGGGGTTGCTGACAGGGCGCATCGTCTGGCAAATGATGGCTACCAGGTGGTGTTATCTCATGGCACGCACTTGTACTTTGATCACCCGTATGAGCCGCACCCGGCTGAACGCGGATATTATTGGGCCGCGCGCTATACTGACAGCAAGAAAACGTTCAGTTACATGCCGGATGATGTTTATGTCAATGCCGACTTTACGCGCAGTGGTGCACCGATTGAAAACTTAGAGGCGCTGGTCGGTCGCGCGATGCCTGCGCTAGAAAAGCCAGAAAACATCCTCGGTATTCAGGGTCAGGTCTGGAGTGAAACTATCCGTACTGAAGCGCAGGTACAGGCAATGGTGTTCCCGCGATTACTGGCGATGGCAGAGCGAGCATGGCACAAAGCGGATTGGGAAGGAAAGCGTATCGATAAGAAACGCTTTGCTCAGGATTGGCGCGGATTTTCAGCTGCACTGGCGTTAAAAGAACTGACTAAGTTAGATAAAGCCGGTGTTAATGTGAATTTACCTGTGCCTGGGGCAAAAGTGATAGATGGTCAGCTGCATGCCAACAGTGCATTTGAGTACCTAACGATTGAGGTCAGCCTTGATAAGGGGGAGAGTTGGCAAACCTACACAGCTCCGATGAGTGTAAGCAGCGCTGATGGCGTATTATTACGTACCCGTTTAGGCGATAAAAAGTTCAGTCGTACCACCCAGTTAGATTAA